Genomic DNA from Streptomyces venezuelae:
CTCGCCAGCTCACCCGTGGAGCGCTCGGCGAAGAAGCGCGTGGGCAGCCGCAGCAGCCGGTCCCAGACCGCCGGTTGCAGCGTGCTCTCCATCCGCCCCTCCATCCGCAGCACGGTGAGGTTCTGGAGCAGCATGAACGCCGCCGAGACGATGCCGGCGACCATGACGGCCAGGGACACCTGCGCGATGAGGTCCTTCTCGGCGTTCGGCACGAACACCCCGAGCACCTGTCCCGTGGCGATCGGCACCAGCGCGCCGATCGCCACGGTCACCAGACCGGCGAGTACGAGGTTCCGGACGTCGCCGCCGGTGCCGCGCAGGCTGAAACGGAACAGCCGACCGAGCGTCAACGGCTGTTCGGGCAAAGGGCGGTAGAACATCACGCCCTGCGGTTCGAACTCGTCGGCGTTGGCCGCGTCGACACGGGTGCGCCGCCCGGACGTCGGATGTACCGACTCGTAGCCGCCGCGCCGCCACAGCAGCGCGACCGGCGCGCCGCTCGCCGCCCGGTGCCCCACGAGCGGCCCCGCGTTCTCCCGCCACCAGCGCCCGTCGAGCCGTACGGTCCGCGTACGGATCCGGGACGCCACCGCGACCTGCTCCACCGGATCGATGCGGTCGCTCACCGCTCCGCCGTCCGCGGTGTCCGACAGGGTGATGCCCGCCGCCCGCGCGACGAGGCGGCAGGCGGCGTACGTCGCGTCGTGACCACCACCCGGTTCGGAGCGCCGCGCACCGCGCCGCCCCGAACGCCCGATGGACGCGATCAGCGTCCGGTCGGCCTGCTCACGGACGCTCTCGCCCGCCTTGATGCCGGCCGCCGTGCGGTCCTCGTGGGCCCGCTCCAGACGTTCGATCCAGCGGTCGAGCGTCGACAGGAGCCGGTACTGCTGGTTCACCATCCGCTGCCACATCGCGGCGTCGACCAGCAGATCGCCCGCGGCCTCGGCGCTGTAGGCGGCGCCGTACTGCACACTGCCCGGCGCGACCGGCATCCACAGGATGTCGTCGTCGGCCACCACCTCGTCGCCCGCGGTCCTGCCGTCGAGCGGCGCCTCGAACAGGACGCGGTGGCCGCGCCCGATGCCGAGGGCGAAGGCGTGCTCAAGGAGGCTCAGTGCCGCGTCCTGGGTGTCGTACCGGCTCGGGTACTGCTGTTCGTACGACCAGGTGTCGCCGTAGTCCGGGCGGTACAGCTCGCGCAGCGGGACGCGGCGCAGCTCGCAGCCCTGGAGGGGGCGGCCGACGAGGGTGTGCTGGGGGCCCTCGACCGGCCCGAGGAGCAGCGTGCCCGGTTCGAGACGGCCGAGGTAGTGCCAGTGGCCCTGCTGCGCGGCGTCGACGGCGAACAGGTCGAGGGCGCCCGCCACGACGAGCCACAGCACCTGCGGCCCCTCCAGGTGCACGCTGCGCAGCCCGGCGCAGTCGACCGGGGTGCCGAGCGCGTCGAAGGCGGCGGCGACCGTGTCGCTCGGGTAGGCGTGCTGTTCCGGTACGGAGGTCACCTCAATGCTCCTTGACCAGGCCGGCGTAGGGGCCGTCGGCGGCGACGAGGTGTTCGTGGCGACCGCGCTCCACGACCTGCCCGTGGTCGAGCACGACGATCTCGTCGCTGTCGCGCACGGTGCTCAGACGGTGGGCGATGACGACGCAGGCGCAGCCGCGGCGGCGCAGGTTGTCGATGATGACCTGTTCGGTCTCGGCGTCCAGGGCGCTGGTGACCTCGTCGAGGACGAGGATGCTGGGGCGGCGGACCAGGGCCCGCGCGATCTCCAGGCGCTGGCGCTGCCCGCCGGAGAAGTTGCGCCCGTCCTGCTCCACGCGGCCGTGGATGCCGCCGGGCCTGCGGGCCACCACCTCGTACAGGCAGGCGTCCTGAAGTGCGGCCACCACCGCGTCGTCGGGAATGGACGGGTCCCACAGGGCGACGTTGTCACGGACCGTGCCCTCGAAGAGGAAGACGTCCTGGTCCACGAAGGACACCGAGGAGGACAGCGCGCCGCGCGGGATGTCCTCCAGGCGCTGACCGTCGATGCGGATCGTGCCCTCCCACGGGCTGTAGAGGCCCGATATCAGCCGCGACACCGTCGACTTGCCGCTGCCGGAGCCGCCGACGAGCGCCACCTGCTGCCCCGGCCCGACCGTCAGCGAGAAGCCGGTCAGGAGCGGCTTGTCGAGGGGGCTGTAACCGAAGGTGATGTTCTCCAGGGTGACGTGCCCCTTGAGGCGGCGTGTGCCGGCGGCGGGCTCGGGGCGCGAGTACAGCGTGTCGACGGGGAAGTTCTCGACGTCCTTGAGGCGGGCGACATCGGCGGCGAAGTCCTGGATGCGGCCCGCGACGCCGTTGAGGCGGGTGATCGGCGCGGTGAACCGGGTGACGAGGGCCTGGAAGGCGACGAGCAGCCCGATCGAGAGATGCCCCTCGACCGCGCGCAGACCGCCGATCCACAGGATCAGCGCGCTGTTGAGAGTCGCCAGGGTCGGCGCGACGACACCGAGCCACGCGCTCGGGACGCCGAGGCGCTGCTGCTCCTCCAGCGTGGTCGCGTGCTGGCCCGCCCACTTCCGGAAGTAGCCGTTCTCGCCGCCGGTGGCCTTCATCGTCTCGATCAACTGCAGGCCGGTGTACGAGGTGTTGGTGAGCTTGGCGCTGTCGGCGCGCAGTTTCTGCGTGCCGGTGGCGCGCAGCCGGATGACGACGCGCATCGCCACGATGTTCAGCAGGGCGATGCCGACTCCGACGAGCGTGAGCTGCGGATCGTACGTCCACAGGAGAGCCGCGTAGAGGAGGACGACGATGCCGTCGACGCCTGCGGCCGTGAGGTCGCGCGCCAGGGTTTCGGCGACCGCGTCGTTGGACGCGAGGCGCTGCACGAGGTCGGCGGGGGAGCGCTGGGCGTAGAACGTGACGGGCAGGCGCAGCAGGTGGCGGAAGAAGCGGGCGCTGCCGAGGGTCGAGGAGATGATGCGGCCGCGCAGCAGGTTCGCCTGTTGCAGCCACGTCAGCACCGCGGTGAGCGCGACCGTCGCTCCCATGGATGCGAACAGGACCCCCAGCAGCGAGGTCTGATGGCCGATCAGGAACAGGTCGATGTACGTTCTGCTGAGCGCGGGCAGCGCGGCGCCGACCGCGACCAGCAGCAGGCTGGCGAGGAGTGCGGCGAGCATCGTGCCCGTGGTGCCGCGCAGCCGTGCGGGCAGCGCCTTCATGACGCCGGGCCTGCGGCCACCCGGCTTGAATCCGGCGCCGGGTTCGAGGACGAGGACGACACCGGTGAAGCTGGTGTCGAAGTCCTCCGACGGCACGAAGCGGCGGCCCTTGTCCGGGTCGTTGATGTACACGCCGCGGCGACCGAGGCGGCGCCCCATGCCGTCATACACGACGTAGTGGTTGAACTCCCAGAAGAGGATCGCGGGCGCCTTCACCTCGGCGAGCGCGGCCGGTTCCATCTGCATGCCCTTGGCCGTCATGCCGTAACTGCGCGCCGCCTTCAGGACGTTGCTGGCACGTGAGCCGTCGCGGGAGACTCCGCACGCGATGCGCAGTTCTTCCAGGGGCACGTGCCGTCCGTGGTGGGCGAGGACCATGGCGAGTGCGGCGGCGCCGCACTCCACGGCCTCCATCTGCAGGACGGTGGGCGTGCGGACGGTCTTCGGGCGCCTGCCCTTCGACGCGGGGCGCGGTGCCGCGCGGCGGCGGCGCGGGGGCTCCTCGGGGCGGTGCCTGCGGCGGCCGCCGGGCGGCGGCAGCTGCTGCTGGTGCGCGGCGGAGGGGTGGGGAGCGGTCACGGAAGCAGCCAATCGATCGGGCGCTGCTCGGCGAGGTGGACGGCGCCGGTGGCCGGGGTCATGGAGTCGAGTGCGAAGGGCGGCCCGTCGGCGGTCGACCAGGCGTAGCCGGACTTGGTGACGGAGGAGGGGGCGAGCCCTACGAGGACGGCGACGGGAGGTCCGTCCTTCGTGAACTGCCCGGCCAGTTCCCGGTCGCCGAGGAAACCGGTGATCCTCTGCCGGGTCTGCGCGACCCGGCCCACCGCTTTCACCCGGCCGCGCAGCGTCCCGTACCGCTCGGTGGGCACGGACTGGACGGTGAGGTCGACCGCTGCGCCGACGGGCACGGTGGCCGCGCTGTCGGCGGGTACGTAGAGCATCGCCGTCAGCGGGTCGCCGGTGCCCGCCACACGTTCCAGGGTCGCCACGTCGGCGCCGGTGGTGACGACGGTGCCGATCCTGGCGACGAGCGCGGTCACACGGCCCGCGGCGATGGCGCGCACGACCTTGTCGCCCCGCTCGGTGCGGACCTTCAGTACGGGGGCGCCGGTGTCGATCCGTTCGCCCTCCTCGGCCATGACGCGGGTCACCTGGCCGGTGACGGGGCTCTGCAGGACGTAACTGCCCTGGCCGTGGGTGAGGATGCCGGGGGCGCGGAGCGTCGAGGAGAGGGAACCGGTGACGGCCCAGACGCTGGATGCGGCCATGACGACGAGGGTGACGGCGAGGACGAGCAGGCCCTGGGGACGGGCGTGGCGCACCGGCAGGTCGAGTTCCTCGGGCGACTGCAGTTTGGACAGGGCCTGTTGGCGGAACTGCACGGAACGCTTTCCTTACTGGGGCGTGGGCCGTGGGCTGAAGTGCCGTGGGCTGCTGTGCCGATGCGTCCGAGAGCCCCGGAACCTGAGGTCCCGGGGCTCCCGCAACGCGGCGTGTCTGTGAGCGGAAAGCTCAGAGACCGGCGGTCAGGCCGTCGGCGAGGCCGGTGACGGCGCCGGTGTTCAGGCCGGTGGCACCCTCGACCGTGCCGACGACGCCGGCGACGACGCCCGAGACGGGGGCGATCGAGTCAACGGTGCCGGTGACGTTGGACGCGACACCGGCGACGAGGCCACCGGAGACGTTGTCGAGGTCGGCGTCGGAAATCTCGAGGGTCTCGACCTGGGGGACGTTGTTCATGGTGTGAGCTGCCCTTCTCAATGAATGTGCACAGGGTTTTCCCTCGCGGAACCTGGGGATTCGAATTCCGCGGCGAGCCAGGATCAAAGCACGTTCGCAGCTCGTACATCCAATCGACGGAGTGACCGCCCAGCGCGGTTGTGGCGGCGTATCACCGCTGCGTGCAGGCGGGTTCACCGCGTCGCGGCAGCTCCTTCACAACATTCACAGACGGGAATGGAGGATGTGGAGCGACTCCTTCCAACAAATCGGACACTTTCCCGTCGGTGGGCGGCTCGTGTGGCCGATGCATGGAAATTCGCGGCGAGAGGGGCCCGAATTCCGTGACCGGAGTGCACATTCGATGTGCAGGTTGTTTGAAGGCGTCCCGGGCGTGCCCCATCGCGACCGAAGGGGACATCGAGGGCGGGTCCGGCCTTAATGCGTTGTTAACTCAGCGTAGCTTGATCGTACTTGACCGTAGTCGCCCGGAAGGGTTGACTTCTCGTTCGTCATCCCCCGCATCGTCTTCGTCCTCGACGCGAGAGCGAGTCCGTGACTTCTACGCCTGCTCAGAGTTCCGACCTGCTCGTCCCTCTCGACCTGGCCTTCTGGAACATCGAGACCGCCGAACACCCCATGCATCTGGGCGCCCTCGGCATCTTCGAGGCCGACGGACCCGACACGGCGGACCGCGCCGCGGGTCTCCTCGCGGCCCGCGCGGCGGCCGTGCCGGGGCTGCGCATGCGGATACGTTCGGTCTGGCTGCCCGTCGGCGGCGCGATGCGCGTGCCGGTGCCCGCCTTCGACCCCCTGGAACACATACGGCTCACGGCGCCCGTGGCCGACTTCCACGCCGCGGCAGGGGAGTTGATGCGGCGTCCGGTGGCGCGCGACCGGCCGCCGTGGGAGGCGCACGTCCTGCCGGGCGCCGACGGCACCTCCTTCGCCGTCCTCTTCAAGTTCCACCACGCGCTCGCCGACGGCCTGCGCGCCCTCACCCTCGGCGCCGCCCTCCTCGACCCCGTCGACCTGCCCGCCTCCCGCCCGCGCCCCCCGGCCCCCGCCGCCTCCCCGTGGTCGCTCCTCGACCCCCGCACCCTGCCCGGCCGCGTCCGCGGCACCGTCGCGGAGGTCGGCCAGGCCCTCGGCATCGGCACCTCCGTGGCCCGCGCCGCACTCGGCGTACGCTCCTGCGCCGCGCTCTCCTCGGCCGCCACCGGCACCCGCCGCACCGCCGGCGTCGTCCTCGACCTGGACGACGTGCACCAGGTGCGCAAAACGGTCGGCGGCACCGTCAACGACGTCCTGATCGCCGTCGTCGCGGGAGCCCTGCGCCGCTGGCTCGACGAGCGCGGTGACTGCAGCGAGGGAGTCGAGCCACGCGCCCTCATCCCGGTCTCCCGCCGCCGCCCCCGCACCGCCAAGACCCC
This window encodes:
- a CDS encoding NHLP bacteriocin export ABC transporter permease/ATPase subunit, with translation MTSVPEQHAYPSDTVAAAFDALGTPVDCAGLRSVHLEGPQVLWLVVAGALDLFAVDAAQQGHWHYLGRLEPGTLLLGPVEGPQHTLVGRPLQGCELRRVPLRELYRPDYGDTWSYEQQYPSRYDTQDAALSLLEHAFALGIGRGHRVLFEAPLDGRTAGDEVVADDDILWMPVAPGSVQYGAAYSAEAAGDLLVDAAMWQRMVNQQYRLLSTLDRWIERLERAHEDRTAAGIKAGESVREQADRTLIASIGRSGRRGARRSEPGGGHDATYAACRLVARAAGITLSDTADGGAVSDRIDPVEQVAVASRIRTRTVRLDGRWWRENAGPLVGHRAASGAPVALLWRRGGYESVHPTSGRRTRVDAANADEFEPQGVMFYRPLPEQPLTLGRLFRFSLRGTGGDVRNLVLAGLVTVAIGALVPIATGQVLGVFVPNAEKDLIAQVSLAVMVAGIVSAAFMLLQNLTVLRMEGRMESTLQPAVWDRLLRLPTRFFAERSTGELASAAMGVSAIRRVLSGIGPVALQAGSVGAMNLVLLLFYSVPLALAALGMLTVIAAVFLTLGLWELRWQRRLVELGNKLNNQAFQTLRGLPKLRVAGAESFAYAAWAGEFARSRELQQRAGRIKNVTTVLNAVYLPLCTLVMFVLLAGPARGSLTAGEFLTFSTAVTMLLSSVTQLTGALISAASVLPMFEQIKPVLDEAPEVGSGSTQPGELQGAIEARGVSFRYTDDGPLVLDDVSLSIRPGEFVAVVGPSGCGKSTLLRLLIGFDEPVSGSVLYDGQDLAALDQSAVRRQCGVVLQNAQPLTGSILDCICGAESYTQEEAWEAAAMAGLAEDIKRMPMGLHTMLSGGGAVSGGQRQRLMIAQALIRRPRVLFFDEATSALDNETQRTVIDSTRALQATRVVIAHRLSTVMDADRVIVMSEGRVVQQGPPAQLLADTGGRLHELVRRQMR
- a CDS encoding type A2 lantipeptide, producing MNNVPQVETLEISDADLDNVSGGLVAGVASNVTGTVDSIAPVSGVVAGVVGTVEGATGLNTGAVTGLADGLTAGL
- a CDS encoding NHLP family bacteriocin export ABC transporter peptidase/permease/ATPase subunit translates to MTAPHPSAAHQQQLPPPGGRRRHRPEEPPRRRRAAPRPASKGRRPKTVRTPTVLQMEAVECGAAALAMVLAHHGRHVPLEELRIACGVSRDGSRASNVLKAARSYGMTAKGMQMEPAALAEVKAPAILFWEFNHYVVYDGMGRRLGRRGVYINDPDKGRRFVPSEDFDTSFTGVVLVLEPGAGFKPGGRRPGVMKALPARLRGTTGTMLAALLASLLLVAVGAALPALSRTYIDLFLIGHQTSLLGVLFASMGATVALTAVLTWLQQANLLRGRIISSTLGSARFFRHLLRLPVTFYAQRSPADLVQRLASNDAVAETLARDLTAAGVDGIVVLLYAALLWTYDPQLTLVGVGIALLNIVAMRVVIRLRATGTQKLRADSAKLTNTSYTGLQLIETMKATGGENGYFRKWAGQHATTLEEQQRLGVPSAWLGVVAPTLATLNSALILWIGGLRAVEGHLSIGLLVAFQALVTRFTAPITRLNGVAGRIQDFAADVARLKDVENFPVDTLYSRPEPAAGTRRLKGHVTLENITFGYSPLDKPLLTGFSLTVGPGQQVALVGGSGSGKSTVSRLISGLYSPWEGTIRIDGQRLEDIPRGALSSSVSFVDQDVFLFEGTVRDNVALWDPSIPDDAVVAALQDACLYEVVARRPGGIHGRVEQDGRNFSGGQRQRLEIARALVRRPSILVLDEVTSALDAETEQVIIDNLRRRGCACVVIAHRLSTVRDSDEIVVLDHGQVVERGRHEHLVAADGPYAGLVKEH
- a CDS encoding wax ester/triacylglycerol synthase family O-acyltransferase is translated as MTSTPAQSSDLLVPLDLAFWNIETAEHPMHLGALGIFEADGPDTADRAAGLLAARAAAVPGLRMRIRSVWLPVGGAMRVPVPAFDPLEHIRLTAPVADFHAAAGELMRRPVARDRPPWEAHVLPGADGTSFAVLFKFHHALADGLRALTLGAALLDPVDLPASRPRPPAPAASPWSLLDPRTLPGRVRGTVAEVGQALGIGTSVARAALGVRSCAALSSAATGTRRTAGVVLDLDDVHQVRKTVGGTVNDVLIAVVAGALRRWLDERGDCSEGVEPRALIPVSRRRPRTAKTPGNRLSGYLVRLPVGREDPLDRLRDVRAAMDRNKDAGPERGAGAVALLAEHVPPLGHRIGGPVVAQAARLLFDILVTSVPLPGVGLRLGGCRLTEVYPFAPLARGQALAVAVSTYRGRVHYGLVADAAAVPDLELLARSLRDELAGLVAVCAREAGLVPGPTAT
- a CDS encoding HlyD family efflux transporter periplasmic adaptor subunit, whose amino-acid sequence is MQFRQQALSKLQSPEELDLPVRHARPQGLLVLAVTLVVMAASSVWAVTGSLSSTLRAPGILTHGQGSYVLQSPVTGQVTRVMAEEGERIDTGAPVLKVRTERGDKVVRAIAAGRVTALVARIGTVVTTGADVATLERVAGTGDPLTAMLYVPADSAATVPVGAAVDLTVQSVPTERYGTLRGRVKAVGRVAQTRQRITGFLGDRELAGQFTKDGPPVAVLVGLAPSSVTKSGYAWSTADGPPFALDSMTPATGAVHLAEQRPIDWLLP